The Deefgea tanakiae DNA segment ATCCGGCAATCGATAGCGCAGTTGAGCAAACCCATTATTTTGGTGGTGAAGAAGGTTTGTTTCAGATTGAAGGCATCGCCAAAGATGCGCCATTGTTGGCTGGCAAATGGCCGCTGATTGTGCTCTCACACGGCACTGGCGGTTCGGGCTTGCAAATGGGCTGGCTAGGACGGCATTTGGCTTCGCAAGGCTTTGTCGCGGCTGCTATTTCGCATCATGGCAATACTTGTATGGAGCCTTATCTGCCGCAGGGTTTTTTATTGTGGTGGGAGCGAGCGACAGACTTGAGTCGTGTTATTGATTTTATGCTTGATCATGTTGAGTTTGGCGAAGTGATTGCCGCTGAAAAAATCGCGGCTGCGGGCTTTTCATTGGGCGGGTACACCGCGTTGGCGGTGGCGGGCGGAATTTGTAATTTATCGGAATTGTATCGTTTTTGCAGTAGCGATGAGCGCGATGCTTCGTGTGATGCTCCGCCAGAGTTTTCAAGCTTACTGGCGATGCGAGAACAATTAATCGCCAGTGATCCCGAATTTAATCTGGAGTTGGAGCGACATGCTTTGTCGTATAAGGACCCACGGGTTCGCGCTGTCTTGTTGCTAAATACTGCTTTAGGTCACGTGTTTACTTCGGATGGTGTCGCCCAGATTGATATTCCGTTGCATATCGTTGTCGCGGCGGGCGATCAAATTGCACCTGCAAAAAGCAATGGTATGTATCTGGCGCAGCTGATTCCAGCGGCCAAGTTAACCGTGCTGGATGAGGCGGTCAATCATTATGTATATCTGTGCGAAGCGACGCCTGCGGGGAAGCAATACTTGCCCGAATTGTGTTGTGATGATGCGATGGTGGAGCGGCGTTTAATCCATCAACAAACGGCTGAGTTGGCAGTGAGTTTCTTTCAATCTTCGGGTATTTGTGTGTAGCGATTGTTCATGAAGGACTGCGGTTGAATACAGCATGGATTTGTGAGGTCAAAAAACGCAGCTCATTTCGAGCTGCGTTTTCGTTTCGGACTACAAAAGCTTATGCGGCTTTCGCGGCGAAATCCTGCATTTCTGCATGCAGTGCGCCGTAGACTTGGCGCAATTTGCCGTTCAGTTCGGCGATTTGGTCGGTGAGCTGACGGTTCATTTCATCCAATTCTTGGATACGATCTTCCAAGGTATTAGTCGCGTTATGAATGCGTTTAATGCTTTCAAGGCGGCGGCGCAATTGCAATTGATGTTCGCGCACTTGCGTTTCCATCGGCGCCATCACGGCTTTGAGCCAGTTTTCCACATCGCGGTTGGCGACTTCAAACACATACACCACACGGCTGGCGACGGTTTCGAAGAATTTGCGCGTCAAGCGGCCTTGGCTGGTGGTGAGCAAGTTGCCAACGGTGTTGAAATGCTCGCGGAATGATTTTTCCAGTCGCGCGAGTTCTTTGTGGTATTTCAGTGTTGAAAACGGCGGTGGCGTCACTTGGCCTAGACCGTGCTCTTCGCTGAATTTCTTGTACATCGCCGCCATCATCGCTTGAATTTCGGCCACTTGTTCGGCCGATTTGGCAATCGAGCCATTCACGTCGATGAAGAATTTATCCATCGTCGAACGTAAACCACCTTCGCCGAACGAGAATAGGCTGCGATCCATTTGGTCGCGGATGCGTTCGATTTCGGCTTTGAGCGCGTCTTTACCGAGCAAAGAAAATAGTTTGTTAGTCTGCTGGGTAAACACGGAGCGCAACGCTTGGAAACGAACTAAGCCTTGTTCAAAGTGCTTTTTGTCTTCTTGCACTTTGGCCATCATTTGCGCGATGACGTCTTGGTTCTTGCCGCGCAGGCCAGTGAGTTCAGTGAGCTGTTCTTTCACACCGTCTTGGCGCGCTTGCAAAATCGAACGAATTGACGATACAACGTCTTCGACTTCGGATTGCGTTGCATCGCGGACGATGTCTTGTTTGCCCGGCAGCAAATCATCCGATAGCGCGCGTTCAAGTGACAAGAGGCACGATTTGGTTAGTAATGCGTCGTCATTTTGTACTTTGGCGAGCAAGGCTTTTTGTGCCGAAACCGGATAAATTTGCGTGCTTGGCATCGCCAAAAGATCGGCGGTGGTTTTGACTTGCTTGGCGATCTCAGCTTCGATTTCAGCGCTGCTGCGTAAGTCGTCCCAAAGACCGTCAATTTTATTGAGTACGACCAAACGGCCACGTTTGCCGCTTTGGTTGCGCACAATGTGATTGCGCCAAACTTCGATGTCTGATTTGGTGACGCCGGTGTCGGCCGCCAAAATAAACAAAATCGCATGCGCGTTCGGTAGCAGATTGAGCGTCAATTCGGGCTCGGTACCAATCGCGTTCAAACCTG contains these protein-coding regions:
- a CDS encoding alpha/beta hydrolase family protein, yielding MTYKAGSQTLFFQDASRPHWAGLGARPMSLDVWYPAIDSAVEQTHYFGGEEGLFQIEGIAKDAPLLAGKWPLIVLSHGTGGSGLQMGWLGRHLASQGFVAAAISHHGNTCMEPYLPQGFLLWWERATDLSRVIDFMLDHVEFGEVIAAEKIAAAGFSLGGYTALAVAGGICNLSELYRFCSSDERDASCDAPPEFSSLLAMREQLIASDPEFNLELERHALSYKDPRVRAVLLLNTALGHVFTSDGVAQIDIPLHIVVAAGDQIAPAKSNGMYLAQLIPAAKLTVLDEAVNHYVYLCEATPAGKQYLPELCCDDAMVERRLIHQQTAELAVSFFQSSGICV
- a CDS encoding dynamin family protein — its product is MSTDFLKQEEVAANDHLVADFQAYSAWRGSLTQSIAQLSRWLSEQDLNDSQTTLRIQGLVDRLKEDKLNIAFVAEFSRGKSELINAIFFAHYGKRILPSSAGRTTMCPTELLHDGSRAPCLQLLPIETRGDNVTTVEYRNYHDEWHNIPLNIDDADSMQEAFKEIGRTQRVNADTAKKFGLYDESDPDQVVALDKNGEVEIPCWRHAIINFPHPLLEQGLVILDTPGLNAIGTEPELTLNLLPNAHAILFILAADTGVTKSDIEVWRNHIVRNQSGKRGRLVVLNKIDGLWDDLRSSAEIEAEIAKQVKTTADLLAMPSTQIYPVSAQKALLAKVQNDDALLTKSCLLSLERALSDDLLPGKQDIVRDATQSEVEDVVSSIRSILQARQDGVKEQLTELTGLRGKNQDVIAQMMAKVQEDKKHFEQGLVRFQALRSVFTQQTNKLFSLLGKDALKAEIERIRDQMDRSLFSFGEGGLRSTMDKFFIDVNGSIAKSAEQVAEIQAMMAAMYKKFSEEHGLGQVTPPPFSTLKYHKELARLEKSFREHFNTVGNLLTTSQGRLTRKFFETVASRVVYVFEVANRDVENWLKAVMAPMETQVREHQLQLRRRLESIKRIHNATNTLEDRIQELDEMNRQLTDQIAELNGKLRQVYGALHAEMQDFAAKAA